One genomic segment of Myxococcales bacterium includes these proteins:
- a CDS encoding LLM class flavin-dependent oxidoreductase, with the protein MKIGVCLPYMERELNREILIAWIRAIDDGPFSSLTCGERITSHTVEMRTVLGAAAVLTERVRIVPSLYVLPMHNAVWAAKEIATLDVLSNGRVTLTVGVGGRPMDYEAVAAPFERRHARMDEQIATMRKIWKGEPPLAGGDEVGPTPIQPGGPPIWAGTMGPKATRRAAEWADGLYMWSGNGEKTEIERMITMADAAWKDAGRGAPPQRIAGFWATLADNGAQRMQTYVYDYLKVLSPELGKAMAKNINRCTADAINESLDAMEELGCEETMLVPTTCDLEDIDRMSELVAKRSA; encoded by the coding sequence ATGAAGATCGGCGTCTGTCTTCCCTACATGGAGCGCGAACTCAACCGAGAAATATTGATCGCCTGGATTCGGGCCATTGACGATGGACCTTTCTCGAGTTTGACCTGCGGTGAGCGCATCACCTCCCATACGGTCGAGATGCGGACCGTACTGGGTGCCGCGGCGGTGCTGACCGAACGGGTGCGAATCGTACCCTCGCTCTACGTGCTGCCCATGCATAACGCCGTCTGGGCTGCCAAGGAGATCGCCACCCTCGACGTGTTGAGCAACGGTCGCGTGACGCTCACCGTGGGCGTGGGGGGGCGGCCGATGGACTACGAAGCGGTCGCCGCTCCCTTCGAGCGACGGCACGCGCGGATGGACGAGCAGATCGCGACCATGCGAAAAATCTGGAAGGGCGAACCTCCACTGGCGGGTGGGGATGAAGTCGGTCCGACCCCGATTCAACCGGGTGGCCCCCCGATCTGGGCGGGGACCATGGGGCCCAAGGCCACGCGCCGCGCCGCCGAATGGGCGGATGGCCTGTACATGTGGTCGGGCAACGGCGAAAAGACTGAGATCGAACGCATGATCACGATGGCCGACGCAGCGTGGAAAGACGCGGGACGCGGTGCGCCGCCCCAACGTATCGCCGGCTTCTGGGCGACCCTTGCCGACAATGGGGCACAGCGAATGCAGACTTACGTCTATGACTACCTCAAGGTGCTGAGTCCCGAACTCGGAAAGGCCATGGCGAAGAACATCAATCGCTGCACCGCGGATGCGATCAACGAATCCCTCGACGCGATGGAAGAACTCGGTTGTGAAGAAACCATGCTCGTTCCGACGACTTGTGATCTGGAAGACATCGATCGAATGAGCGAACTGGTCGCAAAGCGATCAGCCTAA
- a CDS encoding glycosyltransferase: MSGLLMQDQDLEQTEAEALDRRSSKVLIFVVAYQHERLIEGLFERIPEELFNNDRIQFLVIDDAGGDATAEVLQRWIEVRKIGNVSVARNPVNQRYGGNQKLGYRYALEAGFEFTILLHGDAQYAPEMLPKFIDIWERTGAAVVLGTRMGNIAGARAGGMPLYKIIANMGLTSFQNYLTGLDLSEYHTGYRAYSSAFLRRVPFEVNTNEYHFDTEMLLQAANIGAHIEEFDIPTHYGEEDCNVDGVQYGKDVLRETIRYRLHRLGMLCSLKFRDLEKGSGHYEVYGMDTAHTSALAVIEREAPARIVDLGCGSGIVARACREKGIEVTGVDLSEPEVGSVDRFEKADLNHPLPFDALDADVVLLLDVIEELPNPEQLLLDLRNCSRALRPGKKPPLMIVITPNVAFISNRIGLLFGRFNYTDRGILDIQHRRLFNRVSLRRTLRDCGYAIESIDPVAIPWESVIGGKLGRFLQSVTGLLARIWPGAFAFQFLVTCRPMPGVEQILSTREQLGPNAEIVPLPDNSFES, encoded by the coding sequence GTGAGTGGCCTCCTGATGCAAGACCAAGATCTCGAACAGACCGAAGCCGAAGCCCTGGATCGGCGTTCTTCGAAAGTCTTGATTTTTGTCGTCGCCTACCAGCACGAACGGCTCATCGAAGGGCTCTTCGAACGTATTCCCGAGGAGTTGTTCAACAATGATCGCATCCAGTTTCTCGTGATAGACGACGCTGGGGGCGACGCCACCGCTGAAGTCCTGCAGCGCTGGATCGAAGTCCGGAAAATCGGCAACGTGTCCGTGGCCCGCAACCCGGTCAACCAGCGATACGGTGGCAATCAGAAACTCGGCTATCGCTACGCGCTGGAAGCGGGTTTCGAATTCACCATTCTGCTTCACGGCGACGCGCAGTACGCCCCCGAGATGCTTCCCAAGTTCATCGACATCTGGGAGCGCACCGGAGCCGCCGTCGTGCTCGGTACCCGGATGGGCAACATCGCTGGTGCGCGCGCGGGTGGCATGCCGCTCTACAAGATCATCGCCAACATGGGGCTGACTTCGTTTCAGAACTACTTGACCGGCCTCGACCTCTCCGAGTATCACACCGGTTATCGCGCCTACTCCTCTGCATTCTTGCGACGCGTTCCTTTTGAAGTCAACACAAACGAATATCACTTCGATACCGAGATGCTCCTGCAGGCTGCCAACATTGGCGCGCACATCGAAGAGTTCGACATCCCGACCCACTACGGTGAAGAGGACTGCAATGTAGATGGAGTGCAGTACGGCAAGGACGTGCTGCGGGAGACGATTCGCTATCGCTTGCATCGCCTGGGCATGCTGTGTTCGCTCAAGTTCCGCGATCTCGAAAAGGGATCCGGTCACTACGAGGTCTACGGGATGGATACCGCCCACACCAGTGCCCTCGCGGTCATCGAGCGTGAAGCGCCCGCACGGATCGTCGATCTCGGTTGCGGGTCGGGCATTGTCGCGCGCGCTTGCCGGGAAAAGGGAATCGAGGTCACAGGTGTAGATCTCAGTGAACCCGAGGTCGGATCCGTCGACCGCTTCGAGAAGGCCGACCTCAACCACCCTCTCCCGTTCGATGCGCTGGACGCGGACGTGGTATTGCTGCTCGACGTAATCGAAGAGCTGCCAAACCCAGAGCAGTTGTTGCTCGATCTGCGCAACTGCAGTCGCGCGCTTCGTCCCGGAAAGAAGCCACCCCTGATGATCGTCATCACGCCCAATGTGGCATTCATCTCGAATCGAATCGGTCTGCTCTTCGGGCGCTTCAACTACACCGATCGCGGGATTCTCGACATCCAGCACCGACGCTTGTTCAACCGGGTATCCCTGCGCCGTACCCTGCGCGATTGTGGCTATGCGATCGAAAGCATCGACCCCGTTGCAATTCCCTGGGAATCCGTGATCGGTGGGAAATTGGGTCGCTTCCTACAAAGTGTGACGGGGCTGCTGGCGAGAATCTGGCCCGGCGCCTTCGCATTTCAGTTCCTCGTCACCTGCCGTCCGATGCCCGGCGTGGAGCAAATTCTCAGTACCCGTGAGCAACTCGGCCCGAACGCCGAGATCGTTCCTCTCCCGGACAATTCTTTCGAAAGCTGA
- a CDS encoding nuclear transport factor 2 family protein produces MSDSDFMTFEQIKQLKARYFRFLDTQDWDALSEVFTEDAILQWGPEAGQVMEGRDAILAGLIANLEGAVTCHQGHMPEIELIDADHAKGIWAMTDRVDHPDYLLVGYGHYHEEYVRQNGHWKIRRLKLTRLHEERTLKN; encoded by the coding sequence ATGAGCGACTCCGACTTCATGACCTTCGAGCAGATCAAGCAGCTCAAGGCCAGATACTTTCGCTTCCTCGATACACAGGATTGGGATGCGCTGTCCGAAGTCTTTACCGAGGATGCGATCTTGCAGTGGGGGCCCGAAGCTGGACAAGTGATGGAAGGGCGCGACGCGATCCTTGCGGGATTGATTGCCAATCTAGAAGGTGCCGTCACTTGTCACCAGGGGCACATGCCCGAGATCGAGTTGATCGACGCAGATCATGCGAAGGGGATCTGGGCGATGACCGACCGGGTGGACCATCCCGACTATCTCTTGGTCGGGTACGGGCACTACCACGAAGAGTATGTGCGACAGAACGGGCATTGGAAGATTCGGCGTTTGAAGCTCACCCGCTTGCATGAGGAACGTACTTTGAAGAATTGA